The genomic region tatatataataatatttataatattatatatgttaataataacaaaataaaatacttattaaaaaataaatgaaaaaaaaaaaaaaaaaaaaacaaataataaattcttgtattatattattatatatattatttgttgtTTAATTCGGcttgttattattttgcATGTAACTgctttttttaaaatatgagatttatttttttatgttatattctatttttaatattatataataataaatattatatatgtaaattatataaatatatatattataaaaattgtataataaatactatatatttatgtataaaatatgaataatattattatttattattctatatataatagaagaaaaagaattatatatattataagaatgaaaaaaattatttctttacaaccattataaaaaaaaatataatttttgaagtatctatttattttttatgataaaaagaagaaaagaaaaattatttaataattaagaagaaaaaatctatatatttctatatatatattaaaaatataacttccaaaatgtaaatatataaaatatatgtattaatgtttatatatttatgcGTTTTCTTcctattatattatatatattatatgtatttttctgtattattttaagtaaataaaaaatattctttaaaaacacaaaaaaaaattaattgtatatattttatatatagtataaACACCAAGTAACTTGTGTGTTCTTAGTATACACATAATTGctactttttttttttttttttNNNNNNNNNNNNNNNNNNNNNNNNNNNNNNNNNNNNNNNNNNNNNNNNNNNNNNNNNNNNNNNNNNNNNNNNNNNNNNNNNNNNNNNNNNNNNNNNNNNNTACTTGTTATGTACAAttgttatttataacaAGCTTTAAGCTGTAAAAACATAAAAGGGTTATCAATGTTATATGTATTCACtcaaaaagaaaaaaaaaaaaaaaaaaaaatagaggaattaaaaatattaaatttttttttttttttttttttttttttttttgttcttttttccTAAGTTATTGTATATTctgtatatattattattatataaacggaataaacaaataaatgaatatatatatatatatatatatatatatatatattgttttatttgctaaattttttaatggCATCATTTGTTTTGCATTTGCTGTATTTCTCTTTTTTGCTTTTGCGCTTGTAAAACTATATCTTCAAATTTTgttttcatatttttatttttttcttgatCATGATTTGAATATTCTTTGGATTTATATCTTTGAGCTAATTCTCTTGCTCTTCTTTTAAGGTTTgcaatttttatatctatatcGCTAACACCATTTGGTGATGATAACATTAATTCTTGTTTTTTCTTATGGACAGTTTTTAAGCATCCAGTTAACCCCCCTTGGTTTTTAAAAGTAAGTGTTCTGGTTGCTCTACGTACAAATGGTATTTCATATGTATCATTAGTTTCATGATTTATGTTAGattcttcattttctttatatgcttttttatttttatcaaacGTTTGTTCTTTTGAatcttttatatcttcAAAATTAACTTTTGGAGTTTTCTTATTCATTATTCCTTCTTCTGTATGATTATCTTTTCCATCATTATGTTCAGCTTCATTGAAAGACTGAAAATTATCTGATTTTGTTCCACTATGACTTAATAAATTTTCTATTAAATTGGAACTACCTCTTTTTgataaagaattattactataataatgattacCATGATAATAATAGCTATTGTTGGTAATATAACTACGATGTTGAGGTGTAAGTGAATGAATACTATATGATTCATTTATTAGACTATTTATACGTTCACTTAATTTATTTGAACCACATGAACTAGGGCTAGAATTACGTGAATTTGCGGAATTCTTCTTTTGTACTTCTTCcttatttaattttttaagaaGTGTATTATCATTATGTTCTTTTAACTTACTTTTATTTCCCCCATATTCCctatcttttatatattcttcattGTTTTCTGCTACAGGTGAATATTCATATGTgtcttcttttttttcatttaaatatattttatcatatgGACTAGTGCTTTCTTTATGTTCTTTTTCATAactataaaaaatttgttTGGTATTTTGTGTATCTTTAGAGTCTGTTTGTTCTGTCTTATTATTCGAATggatattattatcatcattatcatcatcatcatcatcatcatggtcattattattattattattattattatatttttttgtttcgTTATATTCagaattattttctttattataatgtttCAT from Plasmodium reichenowi strain SY57 chromosome 8, whole genome shotgun sequence harbors:
- a CDS encoding hypothetical protein (conserved Plasmodium protein, unknown function), giving the protein MSENVKYYYDIVTSKLYFFDILSVQWKEYNEDTFNDGYAQVNRTAKYNEKYRVDKYSFYNTRNVRHTSKKGYKEILQKKKDSNNQLYELTNHVSNKIMRSGNNLIKKLKESFNISDPSTSQNDTSNVNAQSEKVIKEMSNHIYPSQNDIRNYNNENKVEYDDSLNNYYEEEEEEEEEEEKDNEEEIINNNSNTQEEDGEYQNNIHNNDNNTYDYNNTANNISNSYTDEYEQYNENGYKECGNYEINDKNYYDENMNYYEEVENYDTDYKNDYEENGYYYEQDMKHYNKENNSEYNETKKYNNNNNNNNDHDDDDDDDNDDNNIHSNNKTEQTDSKDTQNTKQIFYSYEKEHKESTSPYDKIYLNEKKEDTYEYSPVAENNEEYIKDREYGGNKSKLKEHNDNTLLKKLNKEEVQKKNSANSRNSSPSSCGSNKLSERINSLINESYSIHSLTPQHRSYITNNSYYYHGNHYYSNNSLSKRGSSNLIENLLSHSGTKSDNFQSFNEAEHNDGKDNHTEEGIMNKKTPKVNFEDIKDSKEQTFDKNKKAYKENEESNINHETNDTYEIPFVRRATRTLTFKNQGGLTGCLKTVHKKKQELMLSSPNGVSDIDIKIANLKRRARELAQRYKSKEYSNHDQEKNKNMKTKFEDIVLQAQKQKREIQQMQNK